The Pecten maximus chromosome 14, xPecMax1.1, whole genome shotgun sequence genome includes a region encoding these proteins:
- the LOC117342193 gene encoding uncharacterized protein LOC117342193 isoform X1: protein MYCSGQSNLLPSSPTDAENDKVYQRRVQALSNMARLSYGMAVLGTINAVLGIVIIVSLDESHRVFPLTSGASIWSGVYMIVVGTVGIMTSRTSENLKQDIRRDLKCKFGLFYGLSVGSLSICGISAGYNGGGLSWCATQGCSENGSSLVLVLSCVGMALSVVLFGCGICGMVFFFRYRNIFQMYTPAYRAMLIEKKVENLQSQLNQTGGDQNYGGVQSGFGNGGYTNWSSPPPPAYSEKA from the exons aTAAAGTGTACCAACGACGTGTACAGGCATTGTCAAACATGGCCCGCTTGTCGTACGGAATGGCGGTGTTGGGGACGATCAACGCCGTATTGGGGATCGTAATAATCGTGTCCCTGGACGAGTCACATAGAGTATTTCCTCTGACCTCAGGTGCTTCTATATGGTCTGGTGTCTAT ATGATTGTGGTCGGAACGGTAGGTATCATGACTTCTCGAACGTCTGAAAACCTCAAACAGGACATCCGAAGGGATTTGAAATGCAAG TTTGGTCTGTTCTATGGACTGTCCGTTGGTAGCTTGAGTATATGTGGGATATCGGCGGGATATAATGGCGGGGGTTTAAGTTGGTGTGCCACACAAGGATGTTCTGAGAACGGCAGCAGTCTTGTTCTTGTCCTTTCTTGTGTAGGAATGGCCCTCTCGGTAGTCTTGTTTGGGTGTGGAATATGTGGAATGGTTTTCTTCTTTAGGTACAGAAATATCTTCCAAATGTATACTCCCGCCTATCGTGCGATGCTGATTGAGAAGAAAGTTGAAAATCTTCAGAGCCAGCTCAACCAAACAGGTGGCGACCAGAACTATGGCGGAGTTCAGTCAGGATTCGGGAACGGTGGATATACCAACTGGAGTTCTCCTCCTCCTCCAGCTTATAGCGAAAAAGCATGA
- the LOC117342193 gene encoding uncharacterized protein LOC117342193 isoform X2, whose product MARLSYGMAVLGTINAVLGIVIIVSLDESHRVFPLTSGASIWSGVYMIVVGTVGIMTSRTSENLKQDIRRDLKCKFGLFYGLSVGSLSICGISAGYNGGGLSWCATQGCSENGSSLVLVLSCVGMALSVVLFGCGICGMVFFFRYRNIFQMYTPAYRAMLIEKKVENLQSQLNQTGGDQNYGGVQSGFGNGGYTNWSSPPPPAYSEKA is encoded by the exons ATGGCCCGCTTGTCGTACGGAATGGCGGTGTTGGGGACGATCAACGCCGTATTGGGGATCGTAATAATCGTGTCCCTGGACGAGTCACATAGAGTATTTCCTCTGACCTCAGGTGCTTCTATATGGTCTGGTGTCTAT ATGATTGTGGTCGGAACGGTAGGTATCATGACTTCTCGAACGTCTGAAAACCTCAAACAGGACATCCGAAGGGATTTGAAATGCAAG TTTGGTCTGTTCTATGGACTGTCCGTTGGTAGCTTGAGTATATGTGGGATATCGGCGGGATATAATGGCGGGGGTTTAAGTTGGTGTGCCACACAAGGATGTTCTGAGAACGGCAGCAGTCTTGTTCTTGTCCTTTCTTGTGTAGGAATGGCCCTCTCGGTAGTCTTGTTTGGGTGTGGAATATGTGGAATGGTTTTCTTCTTTAGGTACAGAAATATCTTCCAAATGTATACTCCCGCCTATCGTGCGATGCTGATTGAGAAGAAAGTTGAAAATCTTCAGAGCCAGCTCAACCAAACAGGTGGCGACCAGAACTATGGCGGAGTTCAGTCAGGATTCGGGAACGGTGGATATACCAACTGGAGTTCTCCTCCTCCTCCAGCTTATAGCGAAAAAGCATGA